A genomic region of Runella rosea contains the following coding sequences:
- a CDS encoding NUDIX domain-containing protein: MSLPFETENPWKTLTSSVVYDNKWIQVRHEEVLNPSGGPGIYGVVHYKNKAIGVIPIDDEGFTYLVGQYRYPLEEYSWEIPEGGGPMDEDPIEGAKRELLEETGLIAAQWTKIARVHLSNSVGDEEGFLYIAEQLTQAQQQPEDTEQLHVARIPLKEAIEMVMRSEITDSLSVMGLLKVARLRGI, encoded by the coding sequence ATGTCACTTCCTTTTGAAACAGAAAACCCGTGGAAAACGCTGACTTCCAGCGTGGTGTACGACAATAAGTGGATACAAGTACGGCACGAAGAAGTGCTCAATCCGAGCGGAGGCCCAGGAATCTACGGTGTGGTGCATTATAAAAATAAAGCCATCGGCGTTATTCCCATCGACGACGAGGGGTTTACGTATTTGGTAGGCCAGTACCGCTATCCATTGGAAGAATATTCTTGGGAAATTCCCGAAGGCGGTGGCCCGATGGACGAAGACCCAATTGAAGGAGCCAAACGCGAACTCTTGGAAGAAACAGGCCTGATTGCCGCCCAATGGACAAAGATTGCACGGGTTCACCTGTCAAATTCGGTCGGTGATGAAGAAGGCTTTTTGTACATTGCCGAACAACTCACCCAAGCCCAACAACAGCCCGAAGACACCGAGCAACTTCATGTGGCACGAATTCCGCTAAAAGAAGCCATCGAAATGGTCATGCGTTCAGAAATTACGGATTCTTTGAGCGTGATGGGACTTTTAAAGGTCGCAAGGCTGAGGGGAATTTAA
- a CDS encoding TonB-dependent receptor — protein MKQLLIFLFIPFFSFTQTWMIKGKVMENAHTPVPFASVYVNNTSIATTADAQGNYTLKIPFRFKKVELVASFIGYKSVKKIIERTNTQNQSYLFLLTSTNILSEVRVKAKMDKEWKKRWQIFADGLKGESPFTKNCLILNPEAVRLSYDDIRKQVIATATEPIILQNSALGFKIMFHMEAFQSDGEKTFFAGNKFFQEIPPEDEKIQKRQQRNRELAYRNSFRNFLVSLTQNQTKENGFELYTARRVSEVFLHRILLSQEILDGNFKEISAQDICFWNPETEQYILHSDRMLFIFALHRFDAKSVFVDRPYKYSRLVLPNGYLSFNENGWISAPNGMTMYDFWGQEGFANLLPNDYIPADAPPVDSLTTLQPIALKSQALPMNFATQQIQWSIRQSMTAAQGASYQRKISPQLEEKQTLVNLDYEVKIEERDNAYTVFELLRRIPGLKVVFGGTGYSIAFLGNNTNVDGSGDSTPALEIDGQFSDNSQFVIETLSSLSVRQIKRIGVVKYGNSSAYGARGSKGIIVIQTVK, from the coding sequence ATGAAACAACTTCTAATATTCCTTTTCATTCCTTTCTTTTCATTCACTCAAACATGGATGATTAAGGGAAAAGTAATGGAAAACGCTCATACGCCTGTTCCGTTTGCGAGTGTGTATGTCAACAATACCTCGATTGCCACCACCGCCGACGCGCAGGGAAATTATACCCTCAAGATTCCTTTCCGATTCAAAAAAGTAGAGTTGGTTGCATCATTCATTGGCTATAAATCGGTCAAAAAGATCATTGAGCGGACAAATACACAAAACCAATCTTACCTATTTCTGCTTACTTCTACCAACATTCTTTCAGAAGTGAGAGTCAAGGCCAAGATGGATAAAGAATGGAAAAAACGCTGGCAGATTTTTGCGGATGGGCTCAAAGGTGAATCACCATTTACCAAAAATTGCCTCATTCTCAACCCAGAAGCAGTGCGTTTGTCCTACGACGATATTCGCAAACAGGTGATTGCCACTGCTACGGAACCTATTATTCTGCAAAACAGCGCTTTGGGTTTCAAAATCATGTTTCACATGGAGGCGTTTCAGTCGGATGGCGAAAAAACGTTTTTTGCTGGCAATAAATTCTTTCAGGAAATTCCGCCTGAAGATGAGAAAATACAAAAAAGGCAACAGCGAAATCGAGAACTCGCTTACCGCAATTCATTTCGAAATTTTCTGGTTTCACTAACCCAAAATCAAACGAAAGAGAACGGATTTGAGCTGTATACCGCCCGTCGGGTCAGCGAAGTATTTCTTCACCGCATTTTACTTTCTCAGGAAATCCTCGATGGTAATTTTAAAGAGATTTCGGCGCAGGATATCTGTTTTTGGAACCCTGAAACAGAACAGTATATCCTGCACTCCGACCGGATGCTTTTCATTTTTGCATTACATCGGTTCGATGCCAAATCAGTGTTTGTTGACCGACCGTATAAATACTCTCGTTTAGTTTTACCCAACGGGTACCTGAGTTTTAACGAAAACGGCTGGATAAGCGCCCCAAACGGCATGACTATGTATGATTTTTGGGGACAGGAGGGATTTGCCAATTTGCTTCCTAACGATTACATTCCTGCTGATGCCCCGCCCGTTGATTCATTGACCACACTTCAACCCATTGCCTTGAAAAGTCAAGCGCTTCCGATGAATTTTGCCACACAACAGATCCAATGGTCCATTCGCCAATCGATGACTGCGGCGCAGGGCGCAAGCTATCAGCGGAAAATTTCACCCCAATTGGAAGAAAAACAAACACTCGTGAATCTTGATTATGAAGTCAAAATTGAAGAAAGAGATAATGCTTACACGGTTTTTGAGTTGTTACGCCGTATTCCAGGCTTGAAAGTGGTTTTTGGCGGCACAGGCTATTCCATTGCCTTTTTAGGCAACAATACCAACGTGGACGGCTCAGGCGACAGCACCCCTGCCTTAGAAATTGATGGTCAGTTTTCGGACAATTCTCAATTTGTTATTGAAACACTTAGCTCCTTATCCGTTCGACAAATTAAAAGAATCGGAGTGGTCAAGTACGGCAACAGCTCCGCTTACGGCGCCAGAGGCTCTAAAGGAATCATTGTTATTCAAACCGTCAAATGA
- a CDS encoding Nramp family divalent metal transporter — protein sequence MQPPQTFFQRLKYLGPGFILSAAIVGSGELIATTALGAKAGFVTFWVILVSCLVKVTLQLEFGKNAIYTGIPTMQSLNTLKGKHYGKAHWSIWAWLSLQGLKLLQVGGIVGGVAIVLNMVFPILSTNVWAITASLITAALVYQGFYKSVEIGSLVMIILFTITILISLISLQLTPYAIRWSELASGLTFSLPPSAVMVAIGAFGITGVGGDEIMFYNYWCIEKGYATYTGPNDGSPEWAARAKGWIEVMYLDAVCSMVVYTTVTAAFYLLGAALLHEQGEVPEGYAMIETLSKLFTETLGPWAKVMFLIGAFFVLYSTLFTATASWSRIFGDAFGQIGWVKFNDSASQKRVIGILSWAFPIIWCGLYLIIKMPVLMVLLGGIATSILLLLVVWAALQFRYRQLPQSLIPTRVYDVFFWISVVSILGVSAYGIFQVTQ from the coding sequence ATGCAACCTCCTCAAACATTTTTTCAAAGACTCAAGTACTTAGGTCCTGGATTTATTTTATCGGCCGCCATTGTAGGCTCTGGCGAGCTCATCGCCACAACTGCTTTAGGAGCCAAAGCAGGGTTTGTTACGTTTTGGGTGATTTTGGTAAGTTGTTTGGTCAAAGTTACGCTTCAACTGGAGTTTGGCAAGAACGCCATTTATACGGGTATTCCTACCATGCAATCCCTCAATACCCTCAAAGGTAAGCACTACGGGAAAGCGCATTGGTCCATCTGGGCGTGGCTGTCATTGCAGGGATTAAAACTGCTCCAAGTAGGAGGCATTGTAGGAGGCGTAGCAATTGTGCTTAACATGGTTTTCCCCATTTTATCCACCAACGTATGGGCCATCACGGCGAGTTTGATTACGGCCGCTTTGGTGTATCAGGGATTTTATAAATCGGTTGAAATCGGGTCGCTCGTGATGATTATCTTATTTACAATTACAATCTTAATTTCCCTCATTTCCTTACAATTAACACCTTATGCCATCCGCTGGAGTGAGCTGGCAAGCGGATTAACCTTCTCCCTTCCTCCTTCGGCTGTTATGGTGGCCATCGGGGCGTTTGGCATCACGGGCGTAGGCGGTGATGAAATCATGTTTTACAATTATTGGTGCATTGAAAAAGGCTACGCTACCTACACTGGTCCTAACGACGGTTCGCCCGAATGGGCCGCTCGCGCCAAGGGCTGGATTGAGGTAATGTACCTCGATGCGGTTTGCTCAATGGTGGTTTACACTACGGTAACCGCTGCCTTTTACTTATTGGGGGCTGCATTGCTTCACGAACAGGGAGAAGTCCCCGAAGGATATGCCATGATAGAAACCCTCTCTAAACTCTTTACCGAAACCCTCGGCCCTTGGGCCAAAGTGATGTTTTTGATTGGGGCTTTTTTTGTACTTTACTCCACACTGTTCACCGCTACGGCTAGTTGGTCTCGTATATTCGGAGATGCTTTCGGACAAATCGGCTGGGTAAAATTCAACGACTCTGCTTCTCAAAAACGTGTTATCGGGATTCTTTCTTGGGCATTTCCCATCATTTGGTGTGGGCTATACCTCATCATCAAAATGCCCGTTTTAATGGTATTATTGGGGGGTATCGCTACGTCCATTTTACTTTTATTGGTCGTGTGGGCCGCCTTGCAGTTCCGCTACCGTCAGCTTCCTCAATCGCTTATTCCTACCCGCGTCTACGACGTCTTTTTCTGGATAAGTGTGGTTTCCATTTTAGGCGTCAGTGCGTACGGTATTTTTCAGGTAACGCAGTAA
- a CDS encoding sugar phosphate isomerase/epimerase family protein has product MKSFSRRRFLQSSSLLAGAALLPQFRPAQRPLRLGGPIFLQSDDPVELAKEHRRLGYSAAYVPKVELKDTQRIAVLRKAFAEQNVIIAEVGAWVNMLDADAEKRKKNMAYVTERLALAEEIGALTCIDIAGSYNPKHWDGPDARNLTKEYFDATVENCRKVIDAVKPKTAKFALEMMGWSLPNDADSCLKFIKAMDRPAFAAHVDIANIINSPERFYQNTALINDTFKKLGKWIVSCHAKDVVGKDVHFAETMPGRGGMDYATYLRNVTALPREVPLMLEHLRTPEEYDEARLYVMKVAKDTGIPLA; this is encoded by the coding sequence ATGAAATCCTTCTCTCGTCGTCGTTTTCTCCAATCTTCGAGCTTGCTGGCTGGCGCGGCGTTATTGCCGCAATTTCGGCCAGCTCAACGGCCGCTGCGTTTGGGCGGACCCATTTTTCTGCAAAGCGATGACCCCGTAGAATTGGCAAAAGAGCATCGACGATTGGGATACAGCGCGGCTTATGTGCCGAAGGTGGAACTGAAAGATACTCAACGCATTGCGGTGCTTCGCAAAGCCTTTGCGGAGCAGAACGTCATTATAGCCGAAGTGGGAGCGTGGGTAAATATGCTGGACGCTGATGCCGAAAAAAGGAAGAAAAACATGGCTTACGTGACCGAGCGGCTGGCGTTGGCGGAGGAAATCGGTGCGCTGACGTGTATAGACATTGCAGGGTCGTACAATCCTAAACACTGGGACGGGCCAGATGCAAGAAATTTGACCAAAGAATATTTTGATGCCACGGTTGAAAACTGCCGAAAAGTGATTGATGCCGTCAAACCTAAAACGGCCAAATTTGCCCTCGAAATGATGGGTTGGAGTCTGCCCAATGATGCCGATTCTTGCCTTAAATTTATCAAAGCGATGGACCGACCAGCGTTTGCGGCCCACGTCGACATTGCCAATATCATCAACTCGCCCGAGCGTTTTTACCAAAATACGGCCTTAATTAACGATACATTTAAGAAACTGGGCAAGTGGATTGTGTCATGCCACGCCAAAGATGTGGTAGGAAAAGATGTGCATTTTGCTGAAACCATGCCTGGACGCGGCGGCATGGACTACGCCACTTATCTGCGAAATGTAACGGCGCTACCCCGTGAAGTGCCGTTGATGTTGGAGCATTTGCGTACTCCCGAAGAATACGACGAAGCACGCCTATATGTCATGAAAGTGGCAAAAGATACGGGGATTCCGTTGGCGTAA
- a CDS encoding cation diffusion facilitator family transporter has protein sequence MQVSQNSKFRWIIVSLSLSIILMAIKFTAYYLTRSNAILSDALESIINVIASSFAFYSIYLSSQPKDKDHPYGHGKIEYFSSGFEGALIIIAGVWIAIEAVQHLLHPQPIQHLDWGLWLILLTVLLNGVVGYYLQKVGKSTRSEALIADGKHLMTDSLSSVLILIGLGLLILTGLQWIDSAASLVLSLVIFYNGFMLIRGSAAALMDQTDPELMESIVNILKNHKRDYWIDVHNMRIQKYGSDLHIDCHLTLPYYWDLRQVHEAVHEFEEALEKDAGGYVEFFIHVDPCLPECCKYCRLADCPVRAKAFKRDIDWSIHNLSKNQKHFVEPD, from the coding sequence GTGCAAGTTAGCCAAAATTCTAAATTCCGTTGGATTATCGTCTCGCTTAGTTTGAGTATAATTCTGATGGCAATCAAGTTTACAGCCTATTATTTAACGCGTTCAAATGCCATCTTAAGTGATGCTTTGGAGTCGATTATCAACGTCATTGCGAGTAGCTTTGCCTTCTACAGTATTTACCTTTCTTCTCAGCCCAAAGACAAAGACCACCCTTATGGACACGGAAAGATTGAATATTTTTCGTCGGGTTTTGAAGGAGCGCTTATTATCATTGCAGGGGTTTGGATTGCTATTGAGGCCGTCCAGCACCTGTTGCATCCGCAACCTATTCAGCATCTGGATTGGGGACTTTGGTTGATTTTACTGACCGTTCTTCTCAACGGAGTTGTTGGATATTATCTCCAAAAAGTAGGTAAAAGTACTCGTTCAGAAGCGCTCATTGCCGATGGTAAACACCTCATGACCGACAGCCTGAGCAGCGTCCTTATTTTGATTGGGTTAGGGCTCTTGATATTGACGGGTTTGCAGTGGATTGACAGCGCAGCATCGTTGGTGTTGTCGTTGGTGATATTTTACAATGGTTTTATGCTCATTCGGGGTTCGGCGGCGGCTCTAATGGATCAAACCGACCCTGAGTTGATGGAAAGCATTGTTAATATCCTCAAAAATCACAAGCGCGACTACTGGATTGATGTTCATAACATGCGTATTCAAAAATACGGCTCTGACCTGCACATTGATTGTCATTTGACCTTGCCATATTATTGGGATTTGCGTCAGGTACACGAGGCGGTACATGAATTTGAAGAAGCACTGGAAAAAGACGCGGGAGGGTACGTAGAATTTTTTATTCACGTTGACCCCTGTTTGCCAGAATGTTGTAAATATTGCCGCTTAGCAGATTGCCCCGTTCGGGCTAAGGCTTTCAAGAGAGACATTGATTGGAGCATTCATAACTTATCCAAAAACCAGAAACACTTTGTGGAGCCAGATTAA
- a CDS encoding amidophosphoribosyltransferase has protein sequence MSDVIKHECGIALIRLRKPFQYYIDKYGTPLYAVYKLHTLMEKQVNRGQDGAGVANIKLEVSPGSRYISRYRSVDPQPVAEIFKKVQKKFKKAFKELKGDQKDLRYDASWLQENVAFTGEVWLGHLRYGTHGANEIENCHPMLRQNNWRSRNLVVAGNFNMTNVDSLFDKLVSLGQHPKDRVDTVTVMEKIGHFLDEENQRVFDRFKGIYENPDLSDVIEDNMDMVRVLHRSCRDFDGGFAMCGMTGSGQAFVVRDPSGIRPAYYYADDEVVVVASEKPAIKAAFDANYADIKEITPGHALIIDKYGEYDQHQILKPLEKRSCSFERIYFSRASDPDIYHERKQLGKLLIPQILEEIDYDLENTVFSYIPNTAETAFFGLVEGLEEYLAKQRKKAILDGNLSSEELDKVLSFRPRIEKLVSKDVKQRTFITSDAARDEMVSHVYDMTYEVVKKGVDTIVVVDDSIVRGTTLEKSILRLLDRLGPKKIVIVSSAPQIRYPDCYGIDMSKVKDFVAFRATLQLLKERGLDNLRDEVYAQCVASLETDNAYEQNYVKALFEPFTPEEVSRKVADIVRPKDLKAELSIIFQTVENLHEACPNHSGDWYFTGNYPTPGGNRVVNKAYVNFYEGRGVVRAY, from the coding sequence ATGAGCGACGTCATAAAACACGAATGCGGTATTGCCCTCATTCGACTCCGAAAGCCGTTTCAATATTATATTGATAAATACGGCACACCCCTCTACGCGGTTTATAAGCTTCATACATTGATGGAAAAACAGGTAAACCGAGGCCAAGACGGTGCCGGTGTAGCCAACATCAAACTCGAAGTTTCGCCAGGTAGCCGCTATATCAGCCGCTACCGTTCGGTAGACCCTCAACCCGTAGCTGAGATTTTTAAGAAGGTCCAGAAGAAATTCAAAAAAGCCTTTAAAGAACTCAAAGGGGACCAAAAAGACCTCCGTTACGACGCAAGTTGGTTGCAAGAAAACGTAGCATTTACGGGCGAAGTCTGGCTTGGCCACCTGCGCTACGGTACTCACGGCGCCAACGAAATCGAAAACTGTCACCCGATGCTGCGCCAAAATAACTGGCGAAGCAGAAACCTAGTGGTAGCTGGAAACTTCAACATGACCAACGTAGACTCGCTTTTTGATAAGCTCGTTTCGTTGGGACAGCACCCAAAAGACCGCGTGGATACCGTCACGGTCATGGAAAAAATCGGTCACTTTTTGGATGAAGAAAACCAGCGCGTTTTTGACCGATTCAAGGGTATTTACGAAAACCCTGATCTTTCTGATGTCATTGAGGACAACATGGACATGGTGCGCGTATTGCACCGTTCGTGCCGTGATTTTGACGGCGGTTTTGCCATGTGCGGCATGACTGGCTCGGGGCAAGCCTTCGTAGTGCGCGACCCCTCCGGAATTCGTCCAGCGTATTATTATGCCGATGATGAAGTGGTGGTGGTAGCTTCTGAAAAACCCGCCATCAAGGCCGCTTTTGATGCCAATTACGCAGATATTAAGGAGATTACGCCAGGTCATGCGTTGATTATTGATAAATATGGTGAGTACGACCAACACCAGATTCTGAAGCCGCTTGAGAAACGTTCGTGTAGTTTTGAGCGGATTTATTTTTCTCGGGCTTCCGATCCCGATATTTACCACGAGCGCAAGCAATTGGGTAAATTGTTGATTCCGCAGATTCTGGAAGAAATAGATTACGATCTCGAAAATACCGTTTTCTCTTACATCCCCAATACCGCCGAAACGGCGTTTTTTGGATTGGTGGAAGGACTCGAAGAATATTTAGCCAAACAGCGTAAAAAAGCAATTCTAGACGGAAATCTTTCGTCCGAAGAGCTGGATAAAGTGCTGTCGTTCCGCCCCCGAATCGAAAAGCTCGTTTCTAAGGATGTCAAGCAGCGTACCTTTATCACGAGCGATGCCGCCCGTGACGAAATGGTGTCGCACGTGTACGACATGACCTACGAGGTAGTCAAAAAAGGCGTGGATACGATTGTGGTGGTGGATGATTCGATTGTACGCGGTACTACGTTAGAGAAGAGCATTTTGCGGTTGTTGGACCGCCTCGGCCCCAAGAAAATCGTGATTGTATCGTCGGCTCCGCAGATACGCTATCCTGACTGTTACGGCATTGATATGTCGAAAGTAAAAGACTTCGTTGCTTTCCGGGCCACGTTGCAACTCCTGAAAGAGCGCGGTTTGGATAACCTGCGTGACGAAGTATACGCCCAGTGCGTTGCCTCGCTCGAAACCGACAATGCGTATGAGCAAAACTACGTGAAAGCCTTGTTTGAGCCATTTACGCCCGAAGAAGTTTCGCGTAAAGTAGCCGATATTGTACGTCCTAAAGACTTAAAAGCTGAATTATCTATTATTTTCCAAACGGTAGAAAATCTCCACGAAGCCTGCCCCAATCACAGCGGGGACTGGTATTTTACTGGAAATTACCCTACGCCAGGCGGTAACCGTGTGGTGAACAAAGCCTACGTGAACTTCTACGAAGGTCGCGGAGTAGTGAGAGCCTATTAA
- a CDS encoding alpha/beta hydrolase family protein produces MKLFALYSLCFFFAFHAFGQTYYEGTIGPLKFGLKVQKEEQKAALYIPEQGLFEYAVKAPVFRNDSLIADLKEFGTVLSGKVNTETFSGQWKQNGFPAPLALKRVEQLSFLKRPQVPVPPFPYESENVNFTNADQSIQFGGTLTFPKGKGKFPTVILITGSGQQDRDETLFGHKPFWVIADALSREGFAVLRIDDRGVGETTGKVGTSADYAQDVLAALRFLKSRKEINPKKIGLMGHSEGGMIAPMVAAQSKDVAFIVSLAGLGVGGRALLLKQSDDILAKTGTNAAYRANVQSLNAALYEVAFRLPLEGDIKDSLQLAFDNWLKSQPDAVLGQMGFKSETGKKSVTRQFDQIGSKWYRYFLKYDPQPILAQIKIPVLSLNGSNDVQVSAKENLAGFEKGLTAAGNKNFKTMELPGLNHLFQKCQKCTSAEYGMLEETFSPDALKVILDWLKKQ; encoded by the coding sequence ATGAAACTATTCGCATTGTATAGTCTATGTTTTTTTTTCGCTTTCCATGCTTTTGGCCAAACGTATTATGAAGGAACCATTGGTCCGTTAAAATTTGGCTTAAAAGTTCAAAAAGAGGAGCAAAAAGCCGCTTTATACATTCCCGAACAGGGCCTGTTTGAATACGCCGTCAAAGCGCCCGTTTTTCGTAATGACAGCTTGATTGCAGATTTAAAGGAGTTTGGAACGGTATTGAGTGGAAAAGTAAATACCGAAACCTTTTCGGGTCAATGGAAACAGAATGGTTTTCCCGCGCCACTCGCTTTAAAACGGGTAGAGCAACTGTCGTTTTTGAAACGTCCTCAGGTGCCTGTCCCGCCGTTTCCGTATGAATCGGAAAATGTCAATTTTACAAATGCCGACCAATCAATTCAGTTTGGCGGTACGCTGACATTTCCCAAAGGCAAAGGAAAATTTCCGACGGTGATTCTTATTACTGGTTCAGGACAGCAAGACCGTGACGAAACGCTGTTTGGGCATAAACCGTTTTGGGTGATAGCCGATGCACTGAGTCGGGAAGGGTTTGCCGTACTGCGCATTGACGACCGAGGCGTGGGCGAAACCACAGGAAAAGTGGGCACGTCGGCAGATTATGCACAAGACGTCTTGGCGGCTCTTCGCTTTCTTAAATCAAGAAAAGAAATCAATCCAAAAAAAATCGGGTTGATGGGCCACAGTGAAGGAGGAATGATTGCTCCGATGGTGGCCGCACAATCAAAAGATGTGGCCTTTATCGTTTCTTTGGCGGGATTGGGCGTAGGCGGGCGAGCGTTGTTATTGAAACAAAGTGATGATATTTTGGCGAAAACAGGGACCAACGCGGCTTATCGGGCCAATGTACAATCGCTCAACGCTGCACTTTATGAAGTAGCTTTTCGATTGCCGCTCGAAGGTGACATTAAGGATAGCCTTCAACTCGCTTTTGATAATTGGCTCAAATCGCAGCCTGACGCGGTATTGGGACAAATGGGCTTTAAAAGTGAAACAGGGAAAAAGTCGGTCACTCGCCAGTTTGACCAAATTGGCTCAAAATGGTACCGTTATTTTTTAAAATATGACCCTCAACCAATTTTAGCCCAAATCAAAATACCAGTACTTTCCCTCAACGGAAGCAATGATGTGCAAGTGTCCGCTAAAGAGAATTTGGCTGGTTTTGAAAAAGGTTTAACGGCGGCGGGTAACAAAAATTTTAAAACTATGGAACTCCCTGGGTTGAACCACCTCTTTCAGAAATGCCAGAAATGTACCTCTGCTGAGTATGGAATGTTGGAGGAAACGTTTTCGCCCGATGCATTGAAGGTTATCCTTGACTGGCTCAAAAAGCAGTAG
- the purN gene encoding phosphoribosylglycinamide formyltransferase, with protein MALKRLAIFASGSGSNAEKIAEHFANHSEIEVSLILSNNPQAGVIARARRLHIPVILFDRKTFYETHKVVEILQNEHIDLVVLAGFMMLIPEAMVHAFPNKIVNIHPALLPKYGGKGMYGHFVHEAVVSAQEPESGISIHYVNERYDEGDIIFQVTCPVAATDTPEDVAAKVQVLEHQHYPEVVEKLLSTL; from the coding sequence ATGGCCCTCAAACGCCTTGCTATTTTTGCTTCGGGCTCTGGCTCAAACGCCGAGAAAATTGCCGAGCACTTCGCCAATCATTCTGAAATAGAAGTGAGCCTTATACTATCCAATAACCCTCAAGCGGGTGTGATTGCGCGGGCACGTCGGCTGCATATTCCCGTCATTTTGTTTGACCGAAAAACGTTTTACGAAACCCATAAAGTAGTCGAAATCCTTCAAAACGAACACATCGACTTGGTCGTATTAGCGGGTTTTATGATGTTGATACCCGAAGCAATGGTGCACGCATTTCCCAACAAAATCGTCAATATTCACCCTGCTTTACTGCCCAAATACGGCGGCAAAGGCATGTACGGGCATTTTGTCCACGAAGCAGTGGTATCGGCACAAGAACCCGAGTCTGGTATTTCAATCCATTACGTCAACGAGCGGTACGACGAAGGCGACATTATCTTTCAGGTCACCTGCCCCGTGGCTGCTACTGATACACCCGAAGACGTGGCTGCCAAAGTGCAGGTATTGGAGCATCAACATTATCCAGAAGTAGTGGAAAAGCTTTTAAGTACGTTATAA
- a CDS encoding LysE family translocator codes for MPLFLAAIYGLIAGIILCLTFGTVFFALIQTSIERGYRSGVQIAMGVVASDAFFIFTAIFGTSFLPQINHFDKWIGAIGIIFLVILAIGNFLKVPTLEPKTHADDRSRRRSNLKYFLKGVALNALNPINFMSWAAIAAYLRTKGRYDLSEMIVFFSMSLVGVGATESALAVYANRLRRLLTIKVIHYINIATGLVFLGVATKLLWEEFLK; via the coding sequence ATGCCCCTTTTTTTGGCAGCTATATACGGATTGATTGCGGGTATTATCTTGTGTCTGACCTTCGGGACGGTGTTTTTTGCGTTGATACAAACGAGTATTGAGCGGGGCTATCGTAGCGGGGTTCAGATCGCGATGGGCGTCGTGGCCAGCGATGCTTTTTTTATTTTTACGGCCATCTTTGGAACTTCTTTTTTACCCCAAATCAATCATTTTGATAAGTGGATTGGTGCTATTGGCATCATTTTTTTGGTCATTTTAGCCATCGGAAACTTCCTTAAAGTACCTACCCTAGAACCCAAAACCCACGCCGACGACCGCAGCCGCCGCCGTTCCAATCTGAAATATTTTCTAAAAGGTGTTGCGCTCAATGCCCTCAACCCCATCAATTTTATGTCTTGGGCGGCCATTGCCGCCTACCTCCGCACCAAAGGCCGCTACGACCTGAGCGAAATGATTGTGTTTTTTAGCATGAGTCTCGTCGGAGTGGGGGCTACTGAATCCGCCTTGGCAGTGTACGCAAATCGCCTGCGCCGATTGCTGACGATTAAGGTAATTCATTACATCAATATCGCCACGGGATTGGTATTTTTGGGCGTCGCCACCAAACTCCTTTGGGAAGAATTTTTAAAATAG